A single region of the Oncorhynchus keta strain PuntledgeMale-10-30-2019 chromosome 4, Oket_V2, whole genome shotgun sequence genome encodes:
- the psd2 gene encoding PH and SEC7 domain-containing protein 2 isoform X2, with product MWKEEYDVHFDFLLDLLDANLLTGVLSDSESELGGLEQLERSSTETLANGCRADCDAAKRLAKRLFYLEGFRRCDVARHLGKNNDFSQLVASEYLSFFDFSGLSLDKALRNFLKAFPLMGETQERERILVHFSKRFCVCNPTALAPDGKDRSKRDDDDEEDDDGAHTLTCALMLLNTDLHGHNIGKKMSCQQFLSNLDGLNDGKDFPKDLLKVLYNSIKNEKLEWAIEEEEFRKSLSELVEEQYEGGGKRGVARVTDGNNPFIAIPILPNAVTYKHGVLSRKSHADMDGKRTPRGRRGWKKFYAVLKGMILYLQKDEYKADAELCEGDLKNAVRIHHALATRATDYSKRPNVLKLKTSDWRVFLLQAPSEEEMMSWIFRINLVAALFSAPAFPAAIGSMKAFCRPLLPSSSTRLNQEDQLQSHEGKLKQMSVEVEEHRKNPPSPSPKSREWEEYRIKEHYLIYEKSRYETYINLLQAKMRAETDDLEKIEASVMSGIGEGRGGREGYLRKTQSSPSISQHNVNSRASGRTGPGQQS from the exons ATGTGGAAAGAGGAATATGACGTTCATTTCGACTTTCTTCTCGATCTCCT TGATGCCAACCTTCTCACGGGCGTGCTGTCGGACTCAGAGTCGGAGCTGGGCGGCCTGGAGCAGCTGGAGAGAAGCAGCACGGAAACCCTGGCCAACGGTTGCCGTGCCGACTGCGATGCTGCCAAACGCCTGGCCAAGCGTCTGTTCTACCTGGAGGGCTTCAGACGCTGCGACGTGGCACGCCACCTGGGCAAGAA TAACGACTTCAGCCAGCTGGTGGCGTCAGAGTACCTCAGCTTCTTTGACTTCTCTGGCCTGTCATTGGACAAGGCCCTGAG GAACTTCCTGAAAGCCTTTCCTCTGATGGGTGagacccaggagagagagagaatcctggTCCACTTCTCTAAGAGGTTCTGTGTCTGCAACCCCACAGCCCTCGCCCCCGATGGCAAGGACAGATCCAAacgggatgatgatgatgaagaagatgatg ACGGAGCCCATACGTTAACCTGCGCCTTAATGCTGCTCAACACTGATCTACATGGACAC AACATTGGGAAGAAGATGTCTTGCCAGCAGTTCCTCAGTAATCTGGATGGCCTAAACGATGGCAAGGACTTCCCTAAAGACCTGTTAAAG GTGCTGTATAATTCAATAAAGAACGAGAAACTTGAATGGGCAAT TGAGGAAGAGGAGTTCAGGAAGAGCCTATCGGAGCTGGTGGAGGAGCAGTatgagggaggggggaagaggggggtTGCCAGGGTAACGGATGGCAATAACCCTTTCATCGCCATCCCCATCCTACCCAACGCTGTCACCTATAAACATGGTGTCCTGTCCCGCAAGAGCCACGCAGACATGGACGGCAAACGCA ccccACGAGGACGACGAGGCTGGAAGAAGTTCTATGCTGTTCTAAAGGGGATGATCCTTTATCTACAGAAG GATGAGTATAAGGCTGATGCAGAGCTGTGTGAGGGGGACCTGAAAAACGCTGTGCGTATCCACCATGCGTTAGCCACCCGCGCTACAGACTACAGCAAGAGACCCAACGTCCTCAAACTAAAGACCTCTGACTGGAGAGTGTTCCTGCTGCAGGCACC GAGTGAAGAGGAGATGATGTCGTGGATATTCCGTATTAACCTGGTAGCAGCTCTGTTCTCCGCCCCGGCCTTCCCTGCTGCCATTGGCTCCATGAAGGCGTTCTGTAGACCTCTActgccctcctcctctacccGGCTAAACCAg GAGGATCAGCTGCAGTCCCACGAGGGGAAGCTGAAGCAGATGAGTGTGGAGGTGGAAGAGCACAGGAAGAACCCTCCCTCGCCTTCTCCCAAGAGCAGAGAGTGGGAGGAGTATCGAATCAAAGAGCACTACCTCATATatgag AAGAGTCGGTACGAGACGTATATCAACCTGCTCCAGGCCAAGATGAGGGCAGAGACAGATGACCTGGAGAAGATAGAGGCTAGCGTGATGAGCGGGATTGGGGAGGGCCGAGGGGGGCGCGAGGGATACCTCCGGAAGACCCAGTCCTCTCCTTCCATCAGCCAGCACAATGTCAATAGCAGGGCCTCTGGACGCACTGGCCCGGGCCAGCAGAGTTGA
- the LOC118373530 gene encoding transcriptional activator protein Pur-alpha-like — translation MADRDSGSDHGGLATGPGSLPPGAMGAAARLQHDTEELASKRVDIQNKRFYLDVKQNAKGRFLKIAEVGAGGNKSRLTLSMSVAVEFRDYLGDFIEHYAQLGPSNPDIVQDEPRRALKSEFLVRENRKYYMDLKENQRGRFLRIRQTVNRGPGLGSAQGQTIALPAQGLIEFRDALAKLIDDYGVDEEPAELPEGTSLTVDNKRFFFDVGSNKYGVFMRVSEVKPTYRNSITVPCKVWSKFGNTFCKYAEEMRKIQERSREKRASELLPEGQHGDDGDDD, via the coding sequence ATGGCGGACAGAGACAGTGGCAGTGACCACGGAGGGCTGGCCACAGGCCCCGGCTCCCTGCCTCCGGGCGCGATGGGCGCCGCGGCAAGACTGCAACACGACACCGAGGAGCTCGCGTCAAAGCGAGTCGACATCCAGAATAAGCGCTTCTACCTAGACGTGAAGCAGAATGCAAAAGGCCGCTTCCTAAAGATAGCCGAGGTCGGAGCTGGGGGAAACAAGAGCCGCCTCACTCTCTCTATGTCAGTGGCAGTGGAGTTCCGTGACTATCTCGGGGACTTCATCGAACATTACGCCCAACTGGGCCCGAGCAACCCGGATATAGTGCAGGATGAGCCCCGGCGTGCCCTCAAGAGCGAATTTCTAGTGCGAGAGAATCGCAAATATTACATGGATCTGAAAGAGAACCAGAGGGGGCGGTTCCTAAGGATCCGTCAGACCGTTAATCGGGGGCCCGGATTGGGAAGTGCACAAGGCCAGACCATCGCGCTTCCAGCGCAGGGACTTATCGAGTTCCGTGACGCTTTGGCCAAACTCATCGATGATTACGGTGTGGACGAGGAACCAGCAGAACTACCAGAGGGCACTTCCTTGACTGTTGACAACAAACGCTTTTTCTTCGACGTGGGTTCTAACAAGTACGGAGTGTTCATGCGGGTCAGCGAGGTGAAGCCTACCTACCGGAACTCCATCACTGTTCCGTGCAAAGTGTGGTCCAAATTCGGCAACACGTTCTGTAAATATGCGGAGGAGATGAGAAAGATCCAGGAGCGGAGTAGAGAGAAACGGGCCTCCGAACTCCTACCGGAGGGCCAACATGGTGACGACGGGGACGATGATTGA